In the Aliarcobacter cryaerophilus genome, one interval contains:
- a CDS encoding c-type cytochrome, translated as MKKLAFLLATFASLSFAVDYDPVRGEMLSLSCANCHGTDGKSTTAIPKIAGLDKNYMYQTLLEYKTGKRVDTHMMQKHTKGFTDEELEQLSYYFSKVK; from the coding sequence ATGAAAAAACTGGCATTTTTACTTGCAACTTTCGCAAGTTTATCGTTTGCTGTAGATTATGACCCTGTAAGAGGAGAGATGTTATCTCTTTCTTGTGCAAACTGTCATGGAACTGATGGAAAATCTACTACTGCTATTCCAAAAATAGCTGGATTGGATAAGAATTATATGTATCAAACTTTACTTGAGTACAAAACTGGAAAAAGAGTTGATACACATATGATGCAAAAGCATACAAAAGGTTTCACTGATGAAGAGCTTGAGCAACTATCTTACTACTTTTCAAAAGTTAAATAA
- a CDS encoding NAD(P)/FAD-dependent oxidoreductase, with protein MINRRDFGKLVLGATALSFTACNSLASGLSTIPANKKRVVIVGGGFGGAATARYLRKFDSNVEIVLVEQNKEYYTCPFSNAVIAGMEKMDFIKHDLSTLAKKHNIKVVHAKVAKIDGANQNVVLENGEKISYTKAVVSPGIDFKYEKGYTKENEKHAPHAVKAGEQTTILQKQLENMKDGGTFVMVAPADPFRCPPGPYERISLVAHYIKNNKPNSKIIVLDQKDKFSKQVLFTNGWKELYGDLIEWRAAQFGGKVVSVDPVKKIVVTEDEEVQADVLNYIPNQKASQLAFDSGLVAEGKDWCDIHPKTFESKLVKNVHVIGDASNAAPMPKSAFSASTQGKVVALQIARMLKQQEPLNPPKLANTCYSLLSPNYGISIAAVYNALDDKIQNVDGAGGVSPETDPDGHIRILEAKYAYAWYESQTADIFK; from the coding sequence ATGATAAATAGAAGAGATTTTGGAAAATTAGTTTTAGGAGCTACGGCTCTATCTTTTACTGCTTGCAATAGTTTAGCAAGTGGTTTATCTACAATTCCTGCAAATAAAAAAAGAGTTGTAATTGTAGGTGGTGGTTTTGGTGGAGCTGCAACTGCTAGATATTTAAGAAAATTTGATTCAAATGTTGAGATTGTTTTAGTTGAACAAAATAAAGAGTATTATACTTGTCCATTTTCAAATGCAGTAATTGCTGGTATGGAAAAAATGGATTTCATAAAACATGATTTATCTACTTTAGCAAAAAAACATAATATTAAAGTAGTACATGCAAAAGTTGCAAAAATTGATGGTGCAAATCAAAATGTAGTTTTAGAAAATGGAGAAAAAATCTCTTATACAAAAGCTGTTGTAAGCCCTGGAATTGATTTTAAATATGAAAAAGGTTATACAAAAGAGAATGAAAAACATGCTCCACATGCTGTAAAAGCTGGTGAGCAAACTACAATTCTTCAAAAACAACTTGAAAATATGAAAGATGGTGGAACGTTTGTAATGGTAGCACCTGCTGATCCTTTTAGATGTCCTCCTGGACCTTATGAGAGAATCTCACTTGTAGCTCACTATATTAAAAATAATAAACCAAATTCAAAAATTATAGTTCTTGATCAAAAAGATAAATTCTCAAAACAAGTTCTATTTACAAATGGTTGGAAAGAGCTTTATGGTGATTTAATTGAGTGGAGAGCAGCACAATTTGGTGGAAAAGTTGTAAGTGTTGATCCTGTTAAAAAAATAGTTGTAACTGAAGATGAAGAGGTTCAAGCAGATGTTTTAAACTATATTCCAAATCAAAAAGCTTCTCAATTAGCATTTGATTCAGGACTTGTAGCAGAAGGAAAAGATTGGTGTGATATTCATCCAAAAACTTTTGAATCTAAATTAGTTAAAAATGTTCATGTTATTGGAGATGCTTCAAATGCAGCACCTATGCCTAAATCAGCATTTAGTGCAAGTACTCAAGGAAAAGTTGTAGCTCTTCAAATAGCAAGAATGCTAAAACAACAAGAGCCTTTAAATCCTCCAAAACTAGCAAATACTTGTTATAGTTTATTGAGTCCAAACTATGGTATTTCTATTGCCGCTGTTTACAATGCACTTGATGATAAAATACAAAATGTTGATGGAGCAGGTGGAGTAAGCCCTGAAACTGACCCAGATGGTCATATTAGAATTTTAGAAGCAAAATATGCTTATGCTTGGTATGAAAGCCAAACAGCTGACATATTTAAATAA
- a CDS encoding ABC-F family ATP-binding cassette domain-containing protein, with protein MIELINIQKSYPTQTLYQDLNLRLNKGDKVGLVGRNGTGKSTLFKLILGEEQPDSGDIATPKNYKIGALKQYFDFKEKTLLDETATALSEDDKYNIYKAEKILFGLGFSEEDLQKDPKSFSGGYQIRINLAKLLLTEPNMLLLDEPTNYLDILSIRWLREFLKSFDGEVILITHDRDFMNSVCTHTMGIIRKNAFIIAGSTTKFFEQLAANEEHYMKQKEAQDKKIKDLEEFIAKNKARAATATLAQSKVKILEKMEVMEDIVYEKDLKFDFNYKDTSAKYLLEVKDVSFGYDKSNILFKDITFALSRGETLGIIGKNGKGKSTLLNVLAGELKALSGSVDFHPSTVFGHFGQTNINHLNQNNTIIEEIQSVNNKISESVIRNICGIMMFSGDNAKKKISLLSGGEKSRVMLGKIIAQDVNLLFLDEPTNHLDIESIEALTTAIKEFEGSSIIVTHSEELLRAVCDRLIVFTNDGADYFNGTYDEFLEKIGWGDDIEDAKPTKTKESQKSDKPKLNKKESKQLRAQLVAKKSQDLKPLKAKIEELENKASTLFGLDKTKVENEILELMQKIESINSEFDKNMSELS; from the coding sequence ATGATAGAGCTAATAAATATACAAAAATCATACCCAACACAAACTTTATATCAAGATTTAAATTTAAGATTAAACAAAGGCGATAAAGTTGGACTTGTTGGACGAAATGGTACAGGAAAATCAACACTTTTTAAACTTATTCTTGGAGAAGAGCAGCCTGATAGTGGAGATATTGCAACTCCAAAAAACTATAAAATAGGTGCTTTGAAACAATATTTTGATTTCAAAGAGAAAACTTTACTTGATGAAACAGCAACTGCTTTAAGTGAAGATGATAAGTACAATATTTATAAAGCTGAGAAAATATTGTTTGGTTTAGGATTTAGTGAAGAAGATTTACAAAAAGATCCAAAGAGTTTTTCAGGTGGTTACCAAATAAGAATAAATTTAGCAAAACTTCTTTTAACAGAGCCAAATATGCTACTTCTTGATGAGCCTACAAACTATTTAGATATTTTATCTATTAGATGGTTAAGAGAGTTTTTGAAAAGTTTTGATGGAGAAGTTATACTTATTACTCACGATAGAGATTTTATGAATAGTGTTTGTACACACACTATGGGAATTATTAGAAAAAATGCTTTTATAATTGCTGGAAGTACAACTAAATTCTTTGAACAATTAGCAGCAAATGAAGAGCATTATATGAAGCAAAAAGAGGCTCAAGATAAAAAAATAAAAGATCTTGAAGAGTTTATTGCAAAAAATAAAGCAAGGGCAGCAACAGCAACTTTGGCTCAATCAAAAGTAAAAATTCTTGAAAAAATGGAAGTTATGGAAGATATTGTCTATGAAAAAGATTTGAAGTTTGATTTCAATTACAAAGATACAAGCGCAAAATATCTGCTTGAAGTAAAAGATGTAAGCTTTGGATATGATAAAAGTAATATTCTTTTCAAAGATATAACTTTTGCATTAAGTCGTGGTGAAACTTTAGGAATTATAGGAAAAAATGGAAAAGGTAAATCTACACTTTTAAATGTTCTTGCAGGTGAATTAAAAGCTCTTAGTGGAAGTGTAGATTTTCATCCAAGCACAGTTTTTGGTCATTTTGGCCAAACAAATATAAATCATTTAAATCAAAATAATACAATTATTGAAGAGATACAAAGTGTAAATAATAAAATATCAGAATCAGTTATACGAAATATTTGTGGAATTATGATGTTTAGTGGAGATAATGCAAAGAAAAAGATATCTCTTCTTTCAGGTGGAGAAAAAAGTAGGGTAATGCTTGGAAAAATTATTGCACAAGATGTAAATCTTCTTTTCCTTGATGAGCCTACAAATCACCTTGATATTGAATCAATTGAAGCACTTACAACTGCTATAAAAGAGTTTGAGGGTTCAAGTATTATAGTAACTCACAGTGAAGAGTTACTAAGAGCAGTTTGTGATAGATTAATAGTTTTTACAAATGATGGAGCTGATTATTTTAATGGAACTTATGATGAGTTTTTAGAAAAAATAGGTTGGGGTGATGATATTGAAGATGCAAAACCAACAAAAACTAAAGAGAGCCAAAAAAGTGATAAACCAAAGTTAAATAAAAAAGAGAGTAAACAGTTAAGAGCTCAATTAGTTGCTAAAAAAAGTCAAGATTTAAAACCTCTAAAAGCTAAAATAGAAGAGTTAGAAAATAAAGCTTCTACACTTTTTGGTCTTGATAAAACAAAAGTAGAAAATGAGATTTTAGAACTTATGCAAAAAATTGAGAGTATAAATAGTGAATTTGATAAAAATATGAGTGAGTTGTCTTAA
- a CDS encoding helix-turn-helix domain-containing protein, translating into MKLGITKRTISKIENGFIDEVGIKKIEVILDLLGVEFSLRPKGRPRTLEEL; encoded by the coding sequence ATAAAATTAGGTATCACAAAACGAACAATTTCAAAAATAGAAAATGGCTTTATAGATGAGGTTGGTATTAAAAAAATTGAGGTAATTTTGGATTTATTAGGTGTTGAGTTTTCTTTAAGACCAAAAGGAAGACCAAGAACTCTTGAAGAGTTATAA
- a CDS encoding GmrSD restriction endonuclease domain-containing protein, with protein MEIKLQEILVKDLVEGYINDDVENGVIGYGGKLNIRPKYQREFVYKDEKRDKVIDTVNKNFPLNVMYWALNDDGTYEVLDGQQRTISICDYIVGKYSINERYFHNLEEDEQTKILNYKLMIYICKGEASEKLAWFETINIAGEKLTDQELLNAVYTGTWLSDAKRYFSKNGCAAYKIGSDYVKGTPNRQEYLETAIKWISNNQIKKYMSENQHNPTAIELWNYFNSVINWIEATFTIKRKKEMFGLEWGFLYNEFKDKILDPKKLEQEISKLMEDEDVTNKKGIYHFVLTRNEKNLSLRSFSDNQKREAYERQKGICPKCTPPNNHYKIEEMQGDHIIPWSKGGKTIADHCQMLCSKCNREKSNI; from the coding sequence ATGGAAATTAAGTTACAAGAAATACTCGTAAAGGATTTAGTTGAGGGATATATAAATGATGACGTTGAAAATGGGGTTATTGGTTATGGTGGAAAATTAAATATAAGACCAAAATATCAAAGAGAATTTGTTTATAAAGATGAAAAAAGGGATAAAGTAATCGATACTGTAAATAAAAATTTTCCATTAAACGTCATGTATTGGGCATTAAATGATGACGGAACTTATGAAGTTTTAGATGGACAACAAAGAACAATTAGTATATGCGATTATATTGTAGGTAAATATTCTATAAATGAGAGATACTTTCATAATTTAGAAGAAGACGAACAAACTAAAATTTTAAATTACAAATTAATGATATATATTTGCAAAGGCGAAGCAAGTGAAAAATTAGCTTGGTTTGAAACTATAAATATTGCAGGTGAAAAACTAACAGATCAAGAGTTATTAAATGCAGTCTATACAGGAACTTGGTTAAGTGATGCAAAAAGATATTTTAGTAAAAATGGTTGTGCAGCTTATAAAATTGGTAGTGATTATGTAAAAGGAACACCTAATAGACAAGAGTATTTGGAAACAGCAATTAAATGGATTAGCAATAACCAAATAAAAAAGTATATGAGTGAAAATCAACATAATCCAACAGCTATTGAATTATGGAATTATTTTAATAGTGTTATTAATTGGATTGAAGCTACATTTACTATTAAAAGAAAAAAAGAGATGTTTGGTTTAGAATGGGGATTTTTATATAATGAATTTAAAGATAAAATTCTTGATCCTAAAAAATTAGAACAAGAAATAAGTAAGTTAATGGAAGATGAAGATGTTACAAATAAAAAAGGTATATATCATTTTGTCTTGACACGTAATGAAAAAAATTTAAGTTTAAGATCATTTTCAGATAATCAAAAAAGAGAAGCTTATGAAAGACAAAAAGGTATTTGTCCTAAATGTACTCCTCCTAATAATCATTATAAAATTGAAGAAATGCAAGGAGATCATATAATTCCTTGGAGTAAAGGTGGTAAAACTATTGCTGATCATTGTCAAATGCTTTGTAGTAAATGTAACAGAGAAAAATCAAATATATAA
- the lipA gene encoding lipoyl synthase yields MTQTINTNEVAYKKPQWLRKKLTPHTQVEMENLLKDVGGLHTICQEAKCPNISECFSNKNATFLILGNICTRRCTYCNVTTGMPKKVDESEIKKVTTSVLTLGLKFVVITSPARDDLVDGGAEQFYKVTRDIIEKSPDTKVEILIPDFKGNDESLKRVIESGATIIGHNVETVPSLYRIRRNGTYGRSLEVLKRLKELGGDKIKTKSALMVGLGETQDEMIQVFQDLLDVGCKFLSIGQYLAPSGDFEKVIEFVKPEQFERYEKIAYDMGFEFVKASPYARSSYMAHHYLNMASAL; encoded by the coding sequence GTGACACAAACAATAAATACAAATGAAGTGGCTTATAAAAAGCCGCAGTGGTTGAGAAAAAAACTAACTCCACATACACAAGTTGAGATGGAAAATTTACTTAAAGATGTTGGTGGACTTCATACAATTTGTCAAGAGGCAAAATGTCCAAATATAAGTGAATGTTTTTCAAATAAAAATGCAACATTTTTGATTTTAGGAAATATTTGCACAAGAAGATGTACATATTGCAATGTAACAACAGGAATGCCAAAAAAAGTAGATGAAAGTGAAATAAAAAAAGTAACTACTTCTGTTTTAACTTTGGGCTTAAAATTTGTAGTAATTACAAGCCCAGCAAGAGATGATTTAGTTGACGGTGGAGCAGAGCAGTTTTATAAAGTGACACGGGATATTATTGAAAAATCTCCAGATACAAAAGTTGAGATACTAATTCCTGATTTTAAAGGAAATGATGAGAGCTTAAAAAGAGTTATAGAGTCAGGTGCCACAATAATTGGTCACAATGTAGAAACAGTTCCTTCTTTATATCGTATAAGAAGAAATGGAACTTACGGAAGAAGTTTAGAAGTTTTAAAAAGATTAAAAGAGCTTGGTGGCGATAAGATTAAAACAAAAAGTGCTTTGATGGTAGGACTTGGAGAGACACAAGATGAGATGATTCAAGTGTTTCAAGATTTATTAGATGTTGGTTGTAAGTTTTTAAGTATTGGACAATATCTTGCACCTAGTGGAGATTTTGAAAAAGTTATTGAGTTTGTAAAGCCAGAACAATTTGAAAGATATGAAAAAATAGCTTATGATATGGGATTTGAGTTTGTAAAGGCAAGTCCATATGCAAGAAGTTCGTATATGGCTCATCACTATTTGAATATGGCAAGTGCTTTATAA
- a CDS encoding lipoate--protein ligase family protein, with translation MKINNKFRLIITQNLSSKINSNIDKALFKAFKNDSFPILRLYSWEDCITFGAGQNIDDYKQLQCDYKNNVSKRLTGGGVLFHGHDISYTILLNPNTIENRDVKETYFFICQFLLKFYEDLGLKPKFAKDEESIVLSKSPFCQVGFEAYDIIIDGKKIGGNAQKRAKNCILQHGSIPLFTKEDNEVFGSSLQDFGINLNFEKAKDGLIKAFKEVFEVEIFEDSLNEEEKNILEKI, from the coding sequence ATGAAAATTAACAATAAATTTAGATTGATTATAACACAAAATCTTAGTTCTAAGATTAATTCAAATATAGATAAAGCTTTATTTAAAGCTTTCAAAAATGATAGTTTTCCAATCTTAAGACTCTATTCTTGGGAGGATTGTATTACTTTTGGAGCAGGGCAAAATATTGATGATTACAAACAATTACAATGTGATTACAAAAATAATGTTTCAAAAAGATTAACTGGAGGAGGAGTACTTTTTCATGGACACGATATTTCATATACAATTTTATTAAATCCAAATACAATAGAAAATCGTGATGTAAAAGAGACATATTTTTTTATTTGTCAATTTTTATTAAAATTTTATGAAGATTTGGGATTAAAACCAAAATTTGCAAAAGATGAAGAAAGTATAGTTTTAAGTAAAAGTCCTTTTTGTCAAGTTGGATTTGAAGCATACGATATTATAATTGATGGTAAAAAAATAGGTGGAAATGCACAAAAAAGAGCTAAAAATTGTATTCTTCAACATGGCTCAATACCACTTTTTACAAAAGAAGATAATGAAGTTTTTGGAAGTTCTTTACAAGATTTTGGAATAAACTTAAATTTTGAAAAGGCAAAAGATGGTTTAATAAAAGCTTTTAAAGAAGTTTTTGAAGTTGAAATATTTGAAGATAGTTTAAATGAAGAAGAGAAAAATATTTTAGAAAAAATTTAA
- the aceE gene encoding pyruvate dehydrogenase (acetyl-transferring), homodimeric type, with protein MPKVQLEDVNPLETKEWMEALEAVIDEEGVERAHFLLEKLIDKSRRSGAHLPFKATTAYINSIPKEEEPKIPANMDLERKIRSIIRWNAQIMVQRASNKQLELGGHIASFQSSATLYDVAFNHFFKAPNEKDGGDLIFFQGHISPGIYARSFLEGRFTQEQMDNFRQEAFADGLSSYPHPKLMPTYWQFPTVSMGLGPLQAIYQARFLKYLTNRGIKDCSGQKVYCFMGDGECDEPEALGAIGMAAREELDNLIFVINCNLQRLDGPVRGNGKIIQELEGEFRGAGWEVIKVIWGGLWDNLLEKDTSGKLLELMEQTVDGEYQNFKQKGGAYTRENFFNKYPETAKLVENLSDNDIWKLNRGGHDPVKVYAAYKKANETKGRPSVILAKTVKGYGMGSAAEGMNIAHGVKKVDVNQLKAFRDRFDLPISDEEVESYSYYKPDENSPEVQYLKEKRAALGGFVPQRREKFSNKLEIPALSEFESIIAGSGDREISTTMAFVRVLNALLKDKQIGKNIVPIVPDEARTFGMEGMFRQFGIYSSAGQKYIPQDKDQVAFYKEDIKGQVLQEGINELGAMSSWIAAATSYSVNNYPMIPFYIFYSMFGFQRTGDLCWAAGDQKARGFLVGGTSGRTTLNGEGLQHEDGHSHILANTIPNCITYDPTYGYEVAVIVQNGIERMYGENQEDIFYYITTLNENYAQPAMPEGAEEGIIKGIYKVKTFEAKNDYKVKLLGSGSIFQEAMKAAEILSKEYDIKVDIYSVTSYNELTREAQDVERENLLNLDLTPKTAYIEKILGSDEDSIIISATDYMKAYSEQLKPYIKGNFKALGTDGFGRSDSRANLRKFFEVDTNFIVYTTLAQLALNGKIDKKVALEAKNKYEIDANKINPRNA; from the coding sequence ATGCCAAAAGTACAATTAGAAGATGTTAATCCGCTAGAAACTAAAGAGTGGATGGAGGCTTTAGAAGCTGTTATAGATGAAGAAGGTGTTGAGAGAGCACATTTTCTACTAGAAAAATTAATAGATAAATCAAGAAGAAGTGGTGCACATTTACCTTTTAAGGCAACAACTGCATATATAAACTCTATTCCTAAAGAGGAGGAACCAAAAATTCCAGCAAATATGGATTTAGAGAGAAAAATTAGATCTATTATTAGATGGAATGCACAAATTATGGTTCAAAGAGCTTCAAACAAGCAACTTGAACTTGGTGGTCATATTGCATCGTTTCAATCATCAGCAACACTTTATGACGTAGCTTTTAATCATTTTTTTAAAGCACCAAATGAAAAAGATGGTGGAGATTTGATATTTTTTCAAGGACATATAAGTCCTGGTATTTACGCTAGAAGTTTTCTAGAAGGAAGATTTACTCAAGAGCAGATGGATAACTTTAGACAAGAAGCTTTTGCAGATGGTTTATCATCTTATCCACACCCAAAACTTATGCCTACATATTGGCAATTTCCTACAGTGTCTATGGGTCTTGGACCTTTACAAGCAATTTATCAAGCAAGATTTTTAAAATATCTTACAAATAGAGGAATTAAAGATTGTAGTGGACAAAAAGTTTACTGCTTTATGGGAGATGGAGAGTGTGATGAACCTGAAGCTTTAGGAGCTATTGGAATGGCTGCTAGAGAAGAGTTAGATAATTTAATTTTTGTAATAAACTGTAACTTACAAAGACTTGATGGTCCAGTACGTGGAAATGGAAAAATTATTCAAGAACTTGAAGGTGAATTTAGAGGAGCTGGTTGGGAAGTAATCAAAGTTATTTGGGGTGGATTATGGGATAATCTACTAGAAAAAGATACATCAGGAAAACTTCTTGAACTAATGGAGCAAACAGTTGATGGAGAGTATCAAAACTTCAAACAAAAAGGTGGAGCATACACTAGAGAAAATTTCTTTAATAAATATCCAGAAACAGCAAAACTTGTTGAGAATTTAAGTGACAATGATATTTGGAAATTAAATAGAGGTGGTCACGATCCTGTTAAAGTTTATGCAGCTTATAAAAAAGCTAATGAGACAAAAGGAAGACCTTCTGTAATTTTAGCAAAAACTGTAAAAGGTTATGGAATGGGTAGTGCAGCTGAGGGTATGAATATTGCTCACGGTGTAAAAAAAGTAGATGTAAATCAGTTAAAAGCATTTAGAGATAGATTTGATTTACCAATTAGTGATGAAGAGGTTGAATCTTACTCTTACTATAAACCAGATGAAAACTCTCCTGAAGTTCAATACTTAAAAGAGAAAAGAGCAGCTCTTGGTGGGTTTGTACCACAAAGAAGAGAGAAATTCTCAAATAAACTTGAAATTCCAGCCTTAAGTGAATTTGAAAGTATAATTGCAGGTAGTGGAGATAGAGAAATATCTACAACAATGGCATTTGTAAGAGTTTTAAATGCTTTATTAAAAGATAAACAAATAGGAAAAAATATTGTTCCAATAGTTCCTGATGAAGCTAGAACATTTGGAATGGAAGGTATGTTTAGACAGTTTGGAATTTATTCAAGTGCTGGGCAAAAGTATATTCCACAAGATAAAGACCAAGTTGCATTTTACAAAGAGGATATAAAAGGTCAAGTTTTACAAGAAGGAATAAATGAGCTTGGAGCTATGAGTTCATGGATTGCAGCTGCAACATCTTATTCTGTAAATAATTATCCAATGATTCCATTTTATATATTCTACTCAATGTTTGGGTTCCAAAGAACTGGAGATTTATGTTGGGCAGCAGGTGACCAAAAAGCAAGAGGATTCTTAGTTGGAGGTACATCTGGAAGAACAACACTAAATGGTGAAGGTTTACAACACGAAGATGGACACTCTCATATTTTAGCAAATACTATTCCAAATTGTATTACTTATGATCCAACTTATGGATATGAAGTTGCAGTTATTGTTCAAAATGGAATTGAAAGAATGTATGGAGAAAATCAAGAAGATATTTTCTACTATATTACAACATTAAATGAAAACTATGCACAACCTGCAATGCCAGAAGGTGCTGAAGAAGGAATTATAAAAGGAATTTATAAAGTAAAAACTTTTGAAGCAAAGAATGATTACAAAGTTAAACTTTTGGGTTCTGGTTCTATATTCCAAGAGGCTATGAAAGCAGCAGAAATTTTATCAAAAGAGTATGATATAAAAGTTGATATATACTCTGTTACTTCTTACAATGAACTTACACGTGAAGCGCAAGATGTAGAAAGAGAGAATTTATTAAATCTTGATTTGACTCCTAAAACTGCTTATATAGAAAAGATTTTAGGAAGTGATGAAGATAGTATTATTATAAGTGCAACTGACTATATGAAAGCTTATTCTGAACAGCTAAAACCTTATATCAAGGGTAATTTCAAAGCTTTAGGAACAGATGGTTTTGGAAGAAGTGATAGTAGAGCAAATTTAAGAAAATTCTTTGAAGTTGATACAAACTTTATTGTTTATACAACATTAGCACAATTAGCACTAAATGGGAAAATAGATAAAAAAGTTGCACTTGAAGCTAAAAACAAATATGAGATTGATGCAAATAAAATCAATCCAAGAAATGCGTAA
- a CDS encoding dihydrolipoyllysine-residue acetyltransferase gives MAKIYDVFIPDLGADKDVDLIDVMIKVGDIVDVEDGLITLETEKASMDVPTPYKGKIVEILVKVGDKVNSGDLIAKIEATDEVESNSNQADEIVATASKIEEPKEEVVAVSTPPQFVKEQSIQSVVEEVRVPDLGAEKDVDLIDVMIHVGDIIVKDYSIITLETEKASMDVPAPFGGEVIEIFVEKGQKINSGDLIAKVIKTVVIEDKVPTPTFTANSTPTTVEKISNAKPTLQEVAARSADIEEESKVLSKKATKVYASPSVRKVAREFGVDLGFVKGSAKKGRIVVEDIKAYVKEQLNKPASATGVGFGFNLPESKEIDFSQFGKINRVELSRVQKVSGPFLHKNYLSAPHVTQFDEADITELEEFRKEQNEKAKDFKLSPLVFIIKAVEKALKIHPKFNSSLSSDGQELIMKEYYNIGVAVDTPNGLLVPVIKDVDKKGFKEIAIELAQLSQKAREGKLTSSDMSGGCFTISSLGGIGGTYFTPIINSPEVAILGVSKSSIKPIFNGKKFKPRLMLPLSLSYDHKVIDGADGARFTTTLSQILSDLRLLSL, from the coding sequence ATGGCAAAAATATATGATGTTTTTATTCCAGACTTAGGTGCTGACAAAGATGTTGATTTAATTGATGTTATGATAAAAGTTGGTGATATTGTAGATGTTGAAGATGGATTAATTACTCTTGAAACTGAAAAAGCATCTATGGATGTTCCAACTCCATATAAAGGTAAGATTGTTGAAATCTTAGTAAAAGTTGGAGATAAAGTAAATAGTGGAGATTTAATTGCTAAAATTGAAGCAACAGATGAAGTTGAATCAAATAGTAATCAAGCTGATGAAATTGTTGCTACTGCTTCAAAAATTGAAGAGCCAAAAGAAGAAGTTGTAGCTGTTTCAACTCCTCCTCAATTTGTAAAAGAGCAATCTATTCAATCTGTTGTTGAAGAGGTAAGGGTTCCTGATTTAGGTGCTGAAAAAGATGTTGATTTAATTGATGTTATGATTCATGTTGGGGATATTATTGTAAAAGATTACAGTATTATTACTTTAGAGACTGAAAAAGCTTCTATGGATGTTCCTGCACCTTTTGGTGGGGAAGTTATTGAAATTTTTGTAGAAAAAGGTCAAAAAATTAATAGTGGAGATTTAATTGCAAAAGTTATTAAAACTGTTGTAATTGAAGATAAAGTTCCAACTCCAACTTTCACTGCAAATTCAACTCCTACAACTGTTGAAAAAATCAGTAATGCAAAACCAACTCTTCAAGAAGTAGCTGCAAGAAGTGCAGATATTGAAGAAGAGAGTAAAGTTCTATCTAAAAAAGCTACAAAGGTATATGCAAGTCCAAGTGTTAGAAAAGTAGCAAGAGAGTTTGGAGTTGATTTAGGTTTTGTAAAAGGTAGTGCAAAAAAAGGAAGAATTGTAGTTGAAGATATTAAAGCTTATGTAAAAGAACAATTAAATAAACCAGCAAGCGCAACAGGTGTTGGATTTGGGTTTAATTTGCCTGAGTCAAAAGAGATTGATTTTTCACAATTTGGAAAAATAAATAGAGTTGAGCTTAGTCGTGTTCAAAAAGTTTCTGGTCCATTTTTACACAAAAACTATCTATCAGCACCTCATGTTACACAATTTGATGAAGCTGATATTACAGAGCTTGAAGAGTTTAGAAAAGAGCAAAATGAGAAAGCAAAAGATTTCAAACTTTCACCTCTTGTATTTATAATAAAAGCAGTTGAAAAAGCTCTAAAAATTCATCCAAAATTTAACTCAAGCTTAAGTAGTGATGGACAAGAGCTAATTATGAAAGAGTATTATAATATTGGAGTTGCTGTTGATACACCAAATGGACTTTTAGTTCCTGTTATTAAAGATGTTGATAAAAAAGGTTTCAAAGAGATTGCAATTGAGTTAGCACAACTATCTCAAAAAGCAAGAGAAGGAAAACTAACTTCAAGTGATATGAGTGGTGGATGCTTTACAATTTCAAGTCTTGGTGGAATTGGTGGAACATACTTTACACCAATTATCAACTCTCCAGAAGTTGCAATTTTAGGAGTTTCTAAATCATCTATAAAACCAATTTTTAATGGTAAAAAATTTAAACCTAGACTAATGCTTCCACTTAGTCTATCTTATGATCACAAAGTAATAGATGGTGCTGATGGTGCTAGATTTACAACAACTTTAAGTCAAATCCTAAGTGATTTAAGACTTTTAAGTCTATAA